In Manis pentadactyla isolate mManPen7 chromosome 3, mManPen7.hap1, whole genome shotgun sequence, a single window of DNA contains:
- the FAM110B gene encoding protein FAM110B produces the protein MPTETLQTGSMVKPVSPAGTFTSAVPLRILNKGPDYFRRQAEPNPKRLSAVERLEADKAKYVKSQEVINAKQEPVKPAVLARPPVCPTAKRALGSPTLKVFGGGAKTESGVQRENLKLEILKNIINSSEGSSSGSGHKHSSRNWPPHRPDAADLHRHSFAESLRVCPTQGRGSPQEGGSHVGRRLLEPSAESFLHVSHSSSDIRKVTSGKPLKAIPCSSSAPPLPPKPKGAALAAVKSPEVDPVEPTCGVSRRPSLQRSKSDLSDRYFRVDADVERFFNYCGLDPEELENLGMENFARANSDIISLNFRSASMISSDCEQSQDSNSDLRNDDSANDRVPYGISAIERNARIIKWLYSIKQARESQKVSHV, from the coding sequence ATGCCCACGGAGACCCTACAGACAGGTAGCATGGTGAAACCGGTCAGCCCCGCGGGCACCTTCACCTCAGCCGTGCCCCTGCGCATCCTCAACAAGGGGCCCGACTACTTTCGCAGACAGGCTGAGCCCAACCCAAAGAGACTCAGCGCCGTGGAGAGGCTGGAAGCGGACAAGGCCAAGTACGTCAAGAGCCAGGAGGTCATCAACGCCAAGCAGGAGCCTGTGAAGCCGGCCGTGCTGGCCAGACCCCCGGTGTGCCCCACCGCCAAGCGCGCGCTGGGCAGCCCTACGCTCAAGGTGTTTGGCGGCGGAGCCAAGACTGAGAGCGGGGTGCAGAGGGAAAACCTCAAGCTCGAGATCCTGAAAAACATCATCAACAGCTCAGAGGGCTCCAGCTCAGGCTCAGGCCACAAGCACAGCTCCCGGAATTGGCCACCCCACCGGCCCGACGCCGCCGACCTGCACCGTCACTCCTTTGCCGAGTCGCTCAGGGTCTGCCCCACGCAGGGCCGTGGCAGCCCGCAGGAGGGCGGCTCCCACGTGGGCCGCAGGCTGCTGGAGCCATCAGCCGAGTCCTTCCTGCACGTGTCGCACAGCTCCTCAGACATCCGCAAGGTGACCAGCGGGAAGCCCTTGAAAGCGATCCCCTGCAGCAGCTCCGCCCCACCCCTTCCTCCTAAACCCAAGGGGGCTGCCCTCGCGGCCGTGAAGTCTCCTGAGGTCGACCCCGTGGAACCCACCTGCGGGGTCAGCCGGAGACCCTCGCTCCAGCGTTCCAAGTCAGACTTGAGTGACAGGTATTTCCGGGTGGACGCAGACGTGGAGAGGTTCTTCAACTACTGCGGATTGGACCCCGAGGAGCTGGAAAACCTGGGAATGGAAAACTTTGCAAGGGCTAATTCcgacataatatccctcaatttcCGCAGTGCAAGCATGATCAGCTCAGACTGTGAACAGTCTCAGGACAGTAACAGTGACCTTAGAAATGACGACAGTGCCAATGACCGGGTGCCATATGGCATTTCTGCCATCGAAAGAAATGCTAGGATCATCAAGTGGTTATATAGCATCAAACAAGCCAGGGAGTCACAGAAGGTCTCCCACGTGTAA